A genomic window from Lasioglossum baleicum chromosome 7, iyLasBale1, whole genome shotgun sequence includes:
- the Naa80 gene encoding N-alpha-acetyltransferase 80, with protein sequence MATIDKEYSIVPLHRRPELTKECCKLLNSEWPRSETARLESLTVSCDKFPTCLILINKENRVLGHCKISLISKLRHSCFIQSVIIDYQCRSQGLGSKLLHGAEEYVKKRGFKNIYLTTKGQEVFYLKNGYKTCDPFKAYGINDVVYSTAAFTKAKLKEKSMQFSGPPPPPMPNFRMPKFYDFNGIAHRTHMVKTLQ encoded by the exons ATGGCAACAATTGATAAAGAATATTCTATAGTACCTCTTCATAGGCGACCAGAATTAACTAAAGAATGTTGCAAGCTACTTAATTCTGAATGGCCACGAAGCGAGACTGCACG GTTAGAATCTTTAACTGTATCATGCGATAAATTTCCCACATGTCTTATCCTTATTAACAAGGAGAATAGAGTACTTGGTCACTGTAAGATATCCTTAATATCAAAATTACGCCATAGTTGTTTCATACAATCAG TTATAATCGACTACCAATGTAGATCCCAAGGGCTTGGATCGAAATTGCTTCATGGTGCAGAAGAATATGTTAAAAAAAgaggatttaaaaatatatatttaacaacCAAAGGTCAAGAAGTTTTCTATCTTAAAAATGGCTATAAAACCTGTGATCCATTCAAAGCCTATGGAATTAATGATGTTGTATATTCTACTGCAGCATTTACAAAAGCAAAACTTAAAGAAAAATCTATGCAATTTTCTGGCCCACCACCTCCACCAATGCCAAATTTTCGGATGCCTAAGTTCTATGATTTTAATGGAATTGCTCATAGAACGCACATGGTGAAAACATTACAATAA